One region of Hemiscyllium ocellatum isolate sHemOce1 chromosome 4, sHemOce1.pat.X.cur, whole genome shotgun sequence genomic DNA includes:
- the LOC132815238 gene encoding putative uncharacterized protein DDB_G0282133 — MSLLILDSRRGRHPSSNIINNRSNTIINTSNIISNRSDTISNRSNIIRNRSNTINNRSNIITNTSNIISNRSDTISNRSDTINNRSNIISNRSNINGKRSNIISNRSDTINNRSNIISNRRNVINNRSNIISNRSNIISNKNNTISDTSNIISNRSNIISNRSNTITNTSNITSNGSNSISNRGNTIRDRSNTFCNRSNTISNRGNSINNRNNTISKTSNIINKRRNITSNRKNIIISSAMGGKPSATGVTQFTTGVTASPTQVTPSATGATPAAPGGTPSATGVRISATQITSSATGGTPSATGVTSSIIGGISSAKGLTPSATGLTSLTTGITPSPTEVTPSATGVIPSATGVTSSATGITQSTTGITSSPTQVTPSATGVTPSPTQVNHQQQEEHHHNRINTISDTSNTISNRSDIISNRRNIISNRLNTINNRLNTISNWCDIISNRRNVISKRSNTISNRRNIISNRSNIISNRLNTISNRSDTISNRSNIINKRSNTICNRSNIISNMSNIISYRSNTINNRSNTITNKSNIINIRRNITSNRSDTISNRNNIISNWRNITSNRSDTISNRSNIISNTSNIINNRRNIASNRNNIITNRSNTIHNRSNSITNTSNTIRNRRIITSNRSDTISNRRNAISNGRNANSNRRNAISNRSNTISNPSNIISNRSNTTSNRGNTISDRSNTIYNMSNIISNRGNTITNTSNTISNKKNITSNRSDTISNKRNTICNWNNTINNRSNITSNRSDTITNRRNTISNRRNTISNRRNTINNRSNIISNRSNTISNRRNTISNRSNVISKRSNTICNMSNIISNRSNIINNTSNIISNRMNTICNISNIISNRRNTISNRGNSISDRSKTTCNMSNIISNRSNIVNYTSNIISNWSNFTSNKSNTISNRSYIISDRSNIISNRRNIINNMSIIISNRSNFTSNKSNTFSNRSYIISNRSNIISNRSNIINNTSNIISNRSNIISNGSYIISMRSNIINNTSIIISNRSNFTSNKSNTISNRSNIISNSSNIINNTSNTISNRSNIISNRSNFTSNKSNTISNRSNIISNSSNIINNTSNTISNRSNIISNRSNIINNTSNIISNRSNIINNTSNIISNRSYIISNWWNIINNTSNIISNRSNSTSNKSNTISNRSYIISNTSNIISNRRNIINNMSNIISNRRNITSNGSDTISDRSNIISKRSNIINNTNNIISNRRNSIINRRNITSNRSDTISDRSNIISNMSNIICNMSNFISNRRNTISDRSNTNNRSNTIRYWSKNISHKVLTRQGTDTEIELQEAFKNTTPPPCGPGGVLVVRLSPVSQRNVMFSQSSLSVAHGDILARDWIMPSMFRRHQGKMKEMAASAARTASWPNAGRMSSAGGPPVSAAA; from the exons atgtcCCTTCTTATTTTGGATTCGCGAAGAGGAAGACATCCTTCCAGTAACATCATTAACAACAGGAGTAACACCATTATCAACACaagtaacatcatcagcaacaggAGTGACACTATCAGCAACAGGAGTAACATAATCAGGAACAGGAGTAACACCATCAATAACAGGAGTAACATCATCACCAACACaagtaacatcatcagcaacaggAGTGACACCATCAGCAACAGGAGTGACACAATCAACAACAGGAgtaacatcatcagcaacaggAGTAACATCAACGGCAAAAGGAgtaacatcatcagcaacaggAGTGACACAATCAACAACAGGAgtaacatcatcagcaacaggAGGAACGTCATCAACAATAGGAgtaacatcatcagcaacaggAGCAACATCATTAGCAACAAGAATAACACCATCAGTGACACGAgtaacatcatcagcaacaggagtaacatcatcagcaacaggAGTAACACCATCACCAACACGAGTAACATCACCAGCAATGGGAGTAACAGCATCAGCAACAGGGGTAACACCATCAGAGATAGGAGTAACACCTTCTGCAACAGGAGTAACACCATCAGTAATAGGGGTAACAGCATCAACAACAGGAATAACACAATCAGCAAAACAAGTAACATCATCAACAAAAGGAGGAACATCACCAGCAACAGGAAGAATATCATCATATCATCAGCAATGGGAGGAAAGCCATCAGCAACAGGAGTAACACAATTCACAACAGGAGTAACAGCATCACCAACACAAGTAACACCATCAGCAACAGGAGCAACACcagcagcacctggaggaacaccATCAGCAACAGGAGTAAGAATATCAGCGACACAAAtaacatcatcagcaacaggAGGAACACCATCAGCAACAGGAGTAACATCATCAATAATAGGAGGAATATCATCAGCAAAAGGACTGACACCATCAGCAACAGGATTAACATCATTAACAACAGGAATAACACCATCACCAACAGAAGTAACACCATCAGCAACAGGAGTAATACCATCAGCAACAGGAgtaacatcatcagcaacaggAATAACACAATCAACAACAGGAATAACATCATCACCAACACAAGTAACACCATCAGCAACAGGAGTAACACCATCACCAACACAAGTAAATCATCAGCAACAGGAGGAACACCATCACAACAGAATTAACACCATCAGTGACACAAGTAACACCATCAGCAACAGGAGTGACATCATCAGCAACAGGCGTAACATCATCAGCAATAGGTTGAACACCATCAACAACAGGTTGAACACCATCAGCAACTGGTGTGACATCATCAGCAACAGGAGGAATGTCATCAGCAAAAGGAGTAACACCATCagcaacaggagaaacataaTCAGCAACAGGAgtaacatcatcagcaacaggTTGAACACCATCAGCAATAGGAGTGATACCATCAGCAATAGGAGTAACATCATCAACAAAAGGAGTAACACCATTTGCAACCGGAGCAACATCATCAGCAACATGAGTAACATCATCAGCTACAGGAGTAATACAATCAACAACAGGAGTAATACTATCACCAACAAAAGTAACATCATCAACATCAGAAGGAACATCACCAGCAACAGGAGTGACACCATCAGCAACAGGAATAACATCATCAGCAACTGGAGGAACATTACCAGCAACAGGAGTGACACCATCAGCAACAGGAGTAACATCATCAGCAACACaagtaacatcatcaacaacaggAGGAACATCGCCAGCAACAGGAATAACATCATCACCAACAGGAGTAACACAATCCATAACAGGAGTAACAGCATCACCAACACAAGTAACACCATCAGGAACAGGAGGATCATCACCAGCAACAGGAGTGACACTATCAGCAACAGAAGGAATGCCATCAGCAACGGGAGGAATGCCAACAGCAACAGGAGGAATGCCATCAGCAACAGGAGTAATACCATCAGCAACCCGAgtaacatcatcagcaacaggAGTAACACCACCAGCAACAGGGGTAACACCATCAGCGATAGGAGTAACACCATCTACAACATGAgtaacatcatcagcaacaggGGTAACACCATTACCAACACAAGTAACACCATCAGCAACAAGAAGAACATCACCAGCAACAGGAGTGACACCATCAGCAACAAGAGGAACACCATTTGCAACTGGAATAACACAATCAACAACAGGAGTAACATCACCAGCAATAGGAGTGACACCATCACCAACAGAAGGAACACCATCAGCAACAGGAGGaacaccatcagcaacagaaGGAACACCATTAACAACAGGAgtaacatcatcagcaacaggAGTAACACCATCAGCAACAGGAGGAACACCATCAGCAACAGGAGTAATGTCATCAGCAAAAGGAGTAACACCATCTGCAACATGAGTAATATCATCAGCAACAGGagtaacatcatcaacaacacaaGTAACATAATCAGCAACAGGATGAACACCATCTGCAACataagtaacatcatcagcaacaggAGGAACACCATCAGCAACAGGGGTAACTCCATCAGCGATAGGAGTAAGACCACCTGCAACATGAgtaacatcatcagcaacag GAGTAACATCGTCAACTACACGAGTAACATCATCAGCAACTGGAGTAACTTCACCAGCAACAAGAGTAACACCATCAGCAACAGGAGTTACATCATCAGTGACAGGAgtaacatcatcagcaacaggaggaacatcatcaacaacatgaGTATCATCATCAGCAACAGGAGTAACTTCACCAGCAACAAGAGTAACACTTTCAGCAACAGGAGTTACATCATCAGCAACAGGAgtaacatcatcagcaacaggagtaacatcatcaacaacacgaGTAACATCATTAGCAACAGGAGTAACATCATCAGCAATGGGAGTTACATCATCAGCATGAGGagtaacatcatcaacaacacgaGTATCATCATCAGCAACAGGAGTAACTTCACCAGCAACAAGAGTAACACCATCAGCAACCGGAgtaacatcatcagcaacagcagtaacatcatcaacaacacgaGTAACACCATTAGCAACAGGAGTAACATTATCAGCAACAGGAGTAACTTCACCAGCAACAAGAGTAACACCATCAGCAACAGGAgtaacatcatcagcaacagcagtaacaTAATCAACAACACGAGTAACACCATTAGCAACAGGAGTAACATTATCAGCAACAGGagtaacatcatcaacaacacgaGTAACATAATCAGCAACAGGagtaacatcatcaacaacacgagtaacatcatcagcaacaggAGTTACATCATCAGCAACTGGTGGAACATCATCAACAATACGAgtaacatcatcagcaacaggAGTAACTCCACCAGCAACAAGAGTAACACCATCAGCAACAGGAGTTACATCATCAGCAACACGAgtaacatcatcagcaacaggAGGAATATCATCAACAACATGAgtaacatcatcagcaacaggAGGAACATCACCAGCAATGGGAGTGACACCATCAGCGATAGGAGTAATATCATCAGCAAAAGGagtaacatcatcaacaacacaaataacatcatcagcaacaggAGGAACTCCATCATCAACAGGAGGAACATTACCAGCAACAGGAGTGACACCATCAGCGATAGGAGTAACATCATCAGCAACATGAGTAACATCATCTGCAACATGAGTAACTTTATCAGCAACAGGAGGAACACCATCAGTGATAGGAGTAACACCAACAACAGGAGTAACACAATCCGTTACTGGAGTAAGAACATCAGCCACAAGGTGCTCACAAGACAGGGGACAGACACAGAGATTGAACTCCAAGAAG